A window of the Tachysurus fulvidraco isolate hzauxx_2018 chromosome 6, HZAU_PFXX_2.0, whole genome shotgun sequence genome harbors these coding sequences:
- the si:dkey-69o16.5 gene encoding alpha-aspartyl dipeptidase-like, whose translation MTRRLLLVSNSTLYGGGYLQHCQENIADFFGKQVKRILFVPYALHDRDQYTKTARDKLNSLGYEVDSVHEAADPVEAVRKAEAIFIGGGNTFRLLKALYDNNLVTEIRKRVLQDGVPYMGSSAGTNVATVSINTTNDMPIVYPPSFSAIGLVPFNINPHYLDTDCNSRHMGETREQRITQYHEEPNTPCVLGLREGSMLLVEGNTATLLGTTNARLFQRGKQTSEHEPGSDLSFLLTDPQ comes from the exons ATGACCAGACGACTGCTGCTGGTGTCCAACTCCACGCTGTATGGAGGAGGATATCTCCAACATTGTCAAGAGAACATTGCTGATTTCTTCGGAAA ACAGGTGAAGAGGATCCTGTTCGTCCCATATGCTCTACATGACCGGGACCAGTACACCAAGACAGCCAGAGACAAGCTGAACAGTCTGG gttatgAGGTGGACAGTGTTCACGAGGCTGCAGACCCTGTCGAGGCTGTGCGTAAAGCTGAGGCCATATTCATTG gtggaggAAACACATTCCGCCTGCTCAAAGCCCTCTATGATAACAACTTGGTGACTGAAATTAGAAAAAGAGTGCTTCAG gaTGGAGTTCCATATATGGGCTCGAGTGCCGGCACTAACGTGGCTACAGTTAGCATTAACACCACTAATGACATGCCCATCGTTTATCCCCCCAGCTTCTCCGCCATCGGCCTCGTCCCATTCAATATCAACCCACACTACCTGGATACTGACTGTAACAGCAGGCACATGGGG gaaacaCGTGAGCAGAGAATCACTCAGTATCATGAGGAGCCTAACACACCATGTGTGCTG GGTCTGAGAGAAGGATCCATGCTGCTGGTGGAAGGAAACACAGCCACGTTACTCGGCACCACCAACGCTCGACTCTTCCAGAG